In Candidatus Berkelbacteria bacterium, the DNA window ATGAGTTGTCTCTCGTAAGAGGGACCCTGGGTTCGAATCCCAGCCTCTCCGCATTGCAAAAGTGCCCACCCCGTGTGGGCGCTTTTGTGATTTGGTAAGGCTGGTCGAACCCTCGGGCAGCGTCCGAGGGTTCGTTAGCGACGTAACTGTAGTGGAGGAGCTTTCCGGAGCGAAGCGGAGACTTACCAGCCTCTCCGCATTGCAAAAGTGCCCCGGAAGTTCCGGTACAATATCTGTATGAGCCAGAAAAATATTAAGTCTGTCATCCATGGGTACTCCCGAAAAAAGGAGGAAGAGCAGACCCAGCTCGTGGCCAAAGAGAACAACTTACCCTACATTAATCTGGTTAACTACCCATTTACCGGCGACGTCTTAGAGATAATCCCGAACGCTATTGCCAAAAAAAATATGGTTATCGCCTTTAACCGCCTCGGCAATACCGTTCGTGTCGCTACGCCTTACCCGCATAACGTCGGCCTTTCGGAGGTGATGAACGAGATCGGGCATCGTAAAAATATTCTCTTTGAGCCGCATGTCTGCTCGCTAAGCTCAATCAACTTCGCCCTGACCCAATACGACAAGCTCGTCCGCAGGACGAGCGATACAAGCGCTAAGGCCAAGCAGAAGTCCATCGACGAGTTCCTTAAAGAAATCGCTACTCTGACCGACTTTGCGAGCGCCCTAGGTGGAGTAAGTATCACTCAACTTTTTGAGTCTATTCTTTCTGGGGCATTAGCCTTTGACGCTACCGATGTGCACTTCGAGCCGCAAAGCGAGCACGTCCGTATACGCTTTAGGGTTGACGGCGAGCTCCTCGATGCCGCCAGTATCGATCACGGCGAGTATCACTTGCTGCTCAGTCGGGTCAAAAACCTGGCCCACCTCAAATTAAATAGACAGATGGGCCCACAAGACGGTCGTTTCTCGATTGCCGTTGGTAAAGGCCAGATCGATGTTCGTGTTAATGTTTTGCCAGCAACCTACGGCGAAACCATCGAGCTACGTCTCCTGACCGCCCAGGAGCTTTTGAGCTTAGAGCGCCTGGGGCTCGCTGAGGGAACGAAGCAGGCCATTGAGCGCAATATCAAGCGCGAGAACGGCCTCATCGTCATCACTGGCCCGACTGGCTCCGGTAAGACAACGACGCTTTACGCCGTATTAAGCTTGCTTAACAAGCCTGACGTTAAAATCATCACGATCGAGGATCCGGTCGAGTACAAAATCGCTGGTATCGAGCAGATCGAGGTTGACCATGCGGCCGGTTTCGATTTCTCCCAGGCCTTGCGAGCCGTCTTGCGTCAAGATCCTGACGTCATCTTGGTCGGGGAGATCCGCGATAAAGAAACCGCCGAGATCGCTATCAACGCCTCCCTGACCGGGCACCTAGTTCTAACAACGCTCCACACTAACTCAGCGCCGGCGACGTTCGCCCGGTTAATCGAGATGGGCGTACCGACATACCTATTGGCCGATGCGATCAGCCTAATTATCGCGCAGCGCTTGGTGCGTCGGGTTTGCGCTAGTTGTAACGGCAAGGGCTGCCCCAAATGCGGCAATACCGGCAAGAAAGGGCGGGTTGTGATTTCGGAGTTTCTGGAGCCGTCCATTGAGTTTGCTGAGCTCATAAAAAATAAAGCGACACTCGGGGAGTTCGCGAAAGTTTATAAAGAGTTGGGCTACAAGTTACTAAACGACGACTTGCAGGAAAAAATCGCCAAAGGACTAGTTAGCCCAACCGAGAAGTTGGGCTAAACACGCTTCAGATTTGATTTTTGCTTTACGGTCCCACTAAGGCGTCGCCAGCCTTGAAGGCAAACTGCAGAATAACGTAGGCCAGAATAACCACGATAATACCGATAATGGCGTTGATGATTCCGTTACGCGCTTCGGTTGCTTTCGCCGCGTCACCACCAGAAGTGATGTACTTAACGCCGCTGAAAATCAGATAGAAGAAGGCGATCAAGGCAATAATTGCCAAGACCCAGACTAAGACTTTACCAACGAGGCCGCCGAAAATGCTGCTTGCCGAACCAGAGCTCTTCTGGAAAGAAAACTTATTAAGAAAATCGCTGCCGGTAACCCCCTGAGCGTATGCGTGAACGAAAATAAGATCGTGAATTTTAGTTAACATATAGTCCTCCTATAGCCCATTGTTCTGTTTCGCTGCCAGCATGTCAAGGGGTGTCCGGAACCTCAATTTTGACCTCGCGGGTATGAAAGACACCGTCAACCTTCTGTTTTATAACCAGTTTGCCGTTCTTGTAACTTGTGGCCTTGCCCCAACTACGAACCCAGTAGTAGGTAGTGCCTTCGGCGGTGTACTCTTTTATATCTAGATCGAGCGTTCCGCTGTCACTAACTAGTTTCGCCTCAAAAACCGCCCGGTCGTGTAGCAAGATCGAAATATTACCACTGCCATCAATAGGCAAGGACTCCCCGGCACTACCGCTACCGCCACGAACGGCAGCAATTTCGTCCGCACTTAAAGTATTGGGGTCAGGGTCTTTGGTGTACGCGGCCGAGACGGCTAGCGGCGCAACTTTCGCGGAGTCGTTAGTTACTTCCTGTCCCTTCTCGTTGTAGAGAGTTGGCGCATCCGCACCAAAGAATGAGGTTACGAAACTGACGATCATGTAGGCTAGGCTCGCGATAATAATACCCATGATCGCGTGTGAAACGGTATTTTTGGCCGCGGTGTACTTGGCTTCGTTACCAAAAGCGGTTGCCATTTGGATGCCGCCGTAGACGAGAAAAAAGAAGGCGGCGATACCGATCACGATCAGCAGTAGGTTGATGTAGTACTGGACCGAACCAATAACGCAGGTATTGAGTGCCGTCTCGTTAATGACGTTGTCGCCGCGCAGACATGGCGGTATAAGGTTTAAGACCTGATCCAGATTCATGAGGACAGTCCTTCGCCAAGACTGATAACGAAATTAACAATCACGTAGGCAAAAATTGCCACCAAGAACCCGGCGATCGCCCAAATCATGTTGCTTTTGGCCTTAGCCATCTGGGCCGGGTCGCCGTTCGAAGTAATCATCAGGTAGCCCGAGTAGATAATCCCGACGAAGGCGGCTAAGGCCGCTATTGTCGCAAGCCAGGTGATAGCATTATCAACTAAATCCGCCCAGCTTAGATCAGGTATGCCCGAGTTGTCTTTTGTGAGGTCCAGCTTAGGTGCTTCGGTCACGGCGTAGACCTTCGCCACAAGAAAAGTTACGAGCAGGTTCATGATCGCAACACCTCCAGAAACATCGCCGCCGGATTATCGCCAATGCCCAGCGTTGGCAGAATTAGCCGAATCATTAGGAGCAGTGCCAGGCCAGTTAGCGCCCCGGCGATTAATTCCTTGGCAAAAGACACCTTGTCGGCCTGACCCTGGCTCTGGGTGTAAACATAGCCGGCGTAAACAATGACCAGTACGGCAACAAGGCTAGCGATCGTCACAGCGAAACTGATTAGCGCCGTGAAGTAGGCGTTAAAAGTTGTGTATTCAGCCCGGTCCCCGAACGGTAGACCCAGATGGATGTCTTGCGCTAAAGCCTTACCTAGCCAGGAAGTCATTGGCCAGCCTTGAGTTTTGCTGCCGCTGAATCAACCGCGACTTGAGCGGCTTCACCAGAAACCGTTACGGCACGGAGCATGGTTTGCAGCGTCTCGTCAACGAACTGCCACTCCGGTTTATAGGCCCCTTTGGCGTTAGCTACTTGAGTTGCGAATTGCTGTGGCGACGGCATAACCTCGCTGTCCGTGGATTCCCCGTTACCATCAACCATATCGAGCGTCGGTTTTAGGGTCAGGCGGTTGTAGCTCCCCTGGACTGATTCTTCGGTAAGGTATTGAAGATACTCCCAGGCAAGCTGCGGTAGGTCGCTAGTTTTCGAAACGACATGCGTCCAGTACGCGGCGTAGTCCGTCCGAGATTCTGTTGGTAGCTTTGGATCCTTGATCTGAGGCAGTGGAGCAATGGTGTAGTTGGTAAAGTTGCGGTCAGCGCTATAAATATCGAGTCGTAAGCTCGAAAAACCGATCATCATACCAAGCTTATTCTCGGTAAAGCGCTTTACCGGGTCGCCAGCAGCGGTGTTCCAAGAGTAGCTGGGGTTATTAGGGTTGGAGTAAGCGGCGAAGTAGTCGAGCGCTTCGCGGGCTGGGGCTTGAGCGTCTGCCGTGAGGTGTAAGGCGACCTCCTTGCCTGTTTCGTCGTAGAGGTTGCCGCCACGCTGCTGCAACAGTGCCAGGTATACGTCTACGGGGGCGTAGGTATTATCAACTGTCCCCAGCGCAATCCCGGAGCGGCTAAAGCCGTTACCGTTGCGACGCGTAATCAACTTGTTCCAAGTTTCAAGCTCTGCCCAGGTCTTCGGTGGCGCTTCGAAAACCACCTCCTGCGGGTCGCTAGCCTCCCCCAATTCGGTTGTAACCTGGCTGACGACATTACTATTGATATAAAGCGCCAGGCTATCAACGCTGAGAGGCAAGCCATAGAGACGCCCTGAACGGGAATTCTGCGCTAGTATTTTCTCTCCTAAGAAAGTCTTCAGAATATCCGCCTTGTTCACCTTCTGTTCTACCGGCCACTCCAAAGTGTCTGGAGCGCTGAGAAGCTTGGCTTCGTGTTTTGGCAGCCAGTCGGTCCTCGTTAACCAGATATCCGGGCCAGCCCCTGAAGCGATCGCGTCTACAACCTTGGCCTCATAATCCTTAGCGTCTTTAGCCTGGATATGACGGAACTCAAATTCAGTGTCCTGACGATTCAAGAAGAAGCCCTTGCTAATCTCTTCGTAAGCCTTCTTCTCGTCGAACGGTGCCCAGACGCTTAAAACTGGTTTGCTAGTTGTCGACTTTTTGCCGCCCCGGGCGATTAAGAAAGCAACGACCCCAAACAGGATGAGGAAAACAACAGCGACAATAATTAAAACCCCTCGCTTCATGCAAGAATAGCGTCTCGCAATTCGCCCTCTTTTACAAGCAAGAAAATAGTGTCGACGACCGCTAAGGCTACCTTCTAACTACTCTGCTGAAACCTTGAGTACGCGGGTTTTGGTTTTCTCTTGCTTAGGGATACGAACCGTCAGGATACCGTCACGGAGCTTAGCTTCAGCTTTCGAAGCGTCAACCGAAACTGGCAGGATGTAGGAGCGCATGAAGTTTCCCCAGTAACACTCTTGAACAAAGTAGCCTTCACGGGCAACCTCGGCGTCGTTACGGCGCGCGCCCTTAACACTGACCACCTCGTCCGTTATCGAGATCTCGAGGTCATCAACATTAACACCGGCGATCGGTGCCTTGATATAGACATTCTCATCGTCTTGGTAGGCGTCTATGGCAAGCTGCCCCTCTTCTTCCTCGAGCCACTCCTCGCCTTGTAGCTGAACTTCGTTTTTCGCCATCGTGTCTCCATTATGGAGGCGTAGAATGGGGGAGTCAATGACAAAAGTCCGTCGTTACGACAACCGGAGCAGCTTAGCAAACATCGTGCGACGCGGCCTGTTGCGAGCGCTGCTGCCGGTCGAGTGCCTGGTCTGCAGCGATGAAGGGGAGTGGCTCTGCCCGGATTGTCGAGAATCTTTGCCTGCCACTCGCCCAATTACCTGCGTAATTTGCGCTAAAGCCGCCGAGGACGGTTTATGCAACCACTGTCGCGGGGTAACGAAGCTCGACGGTGCCGTTAGTCTTTTTGCCTACCACCACCAGGGAGTTCAGCGCTTGATCAAGGGAGTTAAGTTCGGCGGCTACACCGACGCTATAAGTTTCTATCTGGAGAATTTTGGAGAGATGATAATGGCACGGCTGGAAGTGAAGGGGGCTGTCCTAGTCCCTCTGCCGCTCTCGCGGGAACGATTGCAGGAGCGAGGCTTCAATCAGTCGGAAGTATTCTGCGAACAACTGGCCAGGCGATACGGCTTGAGCGTGTGGAACGGCTTAAAGCGATCGCGCCATACCAAAGCCCAGGCAGAGCTCGGCCGCAAGGAGCGGCTCAAGAACGTTAAAGGCGCCTTCAGGGTCGTTGGGGGCGAAACTGCTCCGAAGAAAATAATTCTTGTTGATGATGTTATTACTACCGGCGCCACTCTGGGCGAGGCTGCTCGAACGCTACGGAAAGTTGGCACCGAAGAAATTGTCGCCTTAACCCTGGCCCACGGCTAACGCTGGCGCAAGCGCTCAAGCGATTCTAGCGGTTTACCTTCTGCGCGCCCGGCTGGACTCGAACCAGCGACCCTTTGCTCCGCAAGCAAATACTCTATCCACTGAGCTACGGGCGCATATGTGCTGAGACGTTCTGGCGGAGGCGGTAGGATTCGAACCCACGAGGAGCTTTCACCCCTAACGCTTTTCAAGAGCGCCGCATTCGTCCACTCTGCCACGCCTCCAGCGCCTTAGATTATATCTTACAGATAGCACCAAGTCACCAGTTCGGTCCTACTTTTTCTCGCGGACTGTAAGTTTGACCTTGGCCTCTGGTAGCTTAAACGTCTTAAAGACGTAATATTGCTGAACAAATTGGAAAAGGGTGGATGCGATCCAGTAGACCGCAAGGCCAGCTGGAAGAGAGCGAGCGATAAAGAAGGTCATGATCGGAAAGAGGTAGACCATCTGCTTATTCATCATCGCTGCCGCATCGTTAGCGCTACCTGTTGGGCTCTGGGTCAGCTGGGCGTAGTGACGACTCTGCAGTAACTGGGCAACACCGGCAATAATCGGCAGAATCCAGCCCTCTGGTTTGGCAAGGTCGATGCCGAAGAACATGGTGTTGATCGTCTCGATATGCGGCGTAAATGAGTAAATAAGGTCAGGCCTTGAAGCGTTAAGCCCTGCAATAAAGACGCGGTAGAGAATTAGAATAATCGGTAGCTGGATTAGAAGGGGCAGGCAGCCAGAAAGCGGGTTAATGCCCTTCTCCTTGTAAAAAGCCAGCACTGCCTGGCCTTGTGCGGCGCGGTCATCTTTATGCTTCTCCTGGACGGCCTTAAGTTCGTCTTGATAGGCGCGCATCTGGAGCGGGGCGCGCAACGACTTGTTCTGGAGTTTCCAAAGCAAGACTTTGACAAAGACTGTTAGAAGAATTATCCCCCAGCCAATACTATGGCCCGGGACTAGCCAGGCAAAGAAAACCAGCAGGTTGAACAGCGGTTTGTAGAGAATGACTTTGAGAAATTCTTTCATTGAGATTCGTTATCTAAGGCACTGGGTCGAACCCGCCAGCAGCAAAGGGGTGACAGCGGCTTATCCGCTTTGCCCCTAGCCAGACGCCTCGGACGGTGCCGTGCTTAAGGATAGCCTCTTTCGTGTACTCGGAGCAAGTCGGCTGATAACGGCAAATGCCTCCCGTTACCTGGCGTAGCGGCCCGTGATCCGGCGATAAGGTTCGCTGGTAAGCCGTTATGAGGAGGGCGAAAAAGCGGCGCGCCATTTCTTTATATCTCTTTCGAGGGCGGCAAAAGCTTCGGCCTCGGGTTTTGACCTAATGATTATTACTACATCGGCCTTCGGCGGCGACTCCTTGATAAGGTGCTCGAAGACGTGAGCCACTATTCGTCGCAGACGGTTACGGTGAACGGCCTTCTTCTCAACTTTCTTGCTCACCACAACACCGACGCGAGGGTGTTTTTCCTTGGGATCAGCAGCGGCGATTAACAGAAACTGCCCGCTGAAGCGTTTCCCCTCTTTGAGTACCCGGGAAAACTCGCCTTGTGACTTGAGGCGGTTCTCCTTTTTAAGCATTTATCTCGCCAAAACAGCGCGACCTTTTGCTCGTCGCGCTTTCAAGACGGTAGAGCCACTTTGGGTTCGGGCTCGGAAACCATGAGTTTTTTGGTAATGTCGTTTGTTACGTTGCAGTGTCCGTCGCATTTGAAAGATATTCTACCTTTTTTGTGGAAAACTCGCTAGGCACTCAAGGAGTCGAGGCTTAACAGGTTGCTTCCTGTGGAAAACTCCGGTACATTCTACCCGCGATGGCAAACGGTTTATGGAAAGATATTCTCGCTAAACTTGAGCCTCATTTTAGCCGTCCAAATTACGCCACCTGGCTGAGATCAACTAGCCTCAAAGAAGAGGGTGACGGCCTGATCACGATTGCCGTTGCCAATGAATACGCTAAAACCTGGGTCGAGAAAAATGCTCTTAGCCAGATCCGCCAGGAGCTCGAGAAGCACTTCTCGCCGCTAAACGACCTTCGGGTCGTTGTCGCCGCGGCTAAGGTCCCCCTAAGTGAAGATTTACCGTTACTACAGGTTGAGCAAACGGAGACATTGGACGCCTCAAAGACCGCCACTACGGACTCGCCCAGCAGCAAGAAGTTCAGGCCTAATTACACCTTCGAGACCTTTATCGTCGGTAATAATAACCGCCTTGCCTTTGCGGCGGCACAGGTGGTCGCGGAACGGCCCGGCGAGGCCTACAACCCCTTATTCATCTACGGCGGCGTGGGCTTAGGCAAAACCCATCTGATGCAGGCTATAGGCAACGAGGTGCTTCGGCGCGACCCGAGCAAAAAAATCGGCTTCGTGTCCTGCGAGACTTTCACTAGCGAGTTTATTCAAGCCCTGCAGAATAAAACGATCGACACCTTTAAGAGTAAGTACCGCTCCATAGACGTGCTTCTAGTGGACGACATTCAGTTTCTCGCTAACAAGGAGGGTACCCAGGAAGAGTTTTTCCACACTTTCAATATTCTCCATCAGGCAAATCGTCAGATCGTCTTGACTAGCGATCGCGTGCCAAAGGAGATCCCTAATCTTGAGGAGCGGCTTTCCTCTAGGCTTGGCTGGGGTATGATCGCCGACATTCAGAGCCCGAACTTCGAAACGCGGATGGCGATCTTGCAGGAGAAGGCCAGGGAGCGTGGCATTAATATCGAGCCACAAGTCTTGGAGTATATCGCTAACGCGGCGACTTCAAACGTCCGCGAGCTGGAGGGCAGCCTAACTAAGCTCTTAACAACGGCCGAGATCGAGAAGGAGCCAATAACAATCGCCTTTACCGAAAGGGTCTTAAAGGATCTGACTAAACATAGCGGCAAGAACCTTACCACTAAGAAAGTTATCCAAACCGTGGCTGATTATTACGACGTCGAGGTTTCTGACCTATTGGGCGCAAAACGAGTTAAGACCTTAGTTTATCCCAGGCAAGTCGCGATGTACCTGCTGCGTGAACGCCTCAAGCAGTCTTACCCACAGATCGGCGAAGCGTTCGGCGGCAAAGACCACACGACAGTGATGCACGCTGTCGACAAAATTACCAAAATGAAGAAAGCTGACGGCAGTACCGAGAAGGACTTAAACAGCATCGTCGGGGAACTACGCGGATGACGCCTATATCCGCCTGGATATTATGTGGAAAACTACCAGCCAATTTGGGGGTAAGTTTAACAACCCTCCTCGGTGCCGCCCCTCTCAACAGGTTGAGAAAGCTTCCCCCGTTACTCCCCATCTTTTCCACAAGTAACGCGAGGTTTTCCCCTCTCCCTGCTCGAAGGCTGTCCACTTTCCCACAATGCTTATTACTACAACTTGTTATTTAACCTACCTATGAAATATATATGTGAACAAGAAAGCGCAGCTCCAAATAATCTAAACAGCCTTCTGGGCTCTAATCGGAGGATAGAAATATGAAGTGTATGTGTGAAAAGGAAAACTTGATTCAAGCCGTTAACATCGTTGGCCGGCTAGCCACGGCTAGATCAACGCTGCCGATCTTACAGAATATCTATCTAGAGCTAACGGATACTGGTCTTGTGCTGCGCTCAACAGATTTAGAGCAGACGCTCGAGGCGAAGATTGACGCCGAAGTTAAGGAGAAGGGCCGCGTCACGGTGCCGGCACGCCTCGTGACGGAATACCTACAGAACAATACTGATCACAGTCTGACACTCTTCACGGACGACCTGACTCTCCATATTCATTCCACTAACCACCAAGCTTCGTTCAAGGGCCTGGCAGCTGAGGAGTATCCGTCGCTGCCGCAGGCTAAGGTGGGGCAGAAGGTTGAACTCCAATCTGAGGAGCTCGTAGCGGCGATAAATCGGACGATTTTTGCTGCCGCGCTTGACGACACTAGGCCAGTACTTGGGGGACTGCTCTGGCGCTTCGGCGGCGACTCCTTAGAGTTAGTTGGGACCGACGGCTATCGTTTGGCTTATACAAAAGCCAAAATCGCTACTAAGCTGACGGGGGACTACATTATTCCCCGCCGCTCCCTCCAGGAGCTAGTGCGCATTCTCGGCCCCGATAAGGTCGAGGTGTCATTTGCCGGCACTCAGGTTAAGTTTCGGCAAGGCGAGGTTGAGCTGACAAGTCGAATTCTCGAGGGGAAATTTCCTGATTACGCCGCCATCTTGCCAAAGAAAAGCGAACTTAAAGTCACTGTTGCTTCAAGTGCGCTAGCCCAATCGTTGAAGCTCGCTAGCTTATTCTCCCGAGACTCGGCGTATAGCACTAAATTGACCCTCGAAGGGGATAAGCTACGCCTCCATGCTTCATCAGTTAGCTTGGGAGACAATGTCAACGAAGTCACACTCAATACTCCAGTTGATAAACCGTTCGCCATTTCGCTAAACGCTCAATACCTAATTGAGGCGCTCTCGCATATTAGCGGCGAAGTTAGCTTAGAGTTCGTCGACAGCAAGAGCCCGATTGTCCTGCGCCCAAGTGCTGGGGCTGATTACCTCTACCTCGTGATGCCCTTGCGTCTTGAGTAATGACAGCTAGGCGCCTCACTTTAGAGAAGTTCCGCAACTTCGAGGCGTCGAGTTTCGAGCTGGGGGCAAAAACGGCCGTGGTTGGTTATAACGGTAGCGGCAAAAGCAACTTTATCGAGGCCTTACGTTTGCTCTCGGTGGGCAAAAGTAATAAAACTAGCTCTCTAGATGAGGCGATCTGTTTCGACCAGCCGTTCTTCCGACTCGCCCTAGAGCGGGCAAACGACCAAACGCAAACAGTCGACTTTTTCTACGGCGCCCAGTTCGCCGCCAGTGCCGTCAAGGATCGGCAGCTGAAAGTAAACAACCAGCCAACCAGCTGGGCGGAGTTTTGGGGCAAATTTCCGAGCGTCCTCTTTGTCCCCGATGACCTGGAGATTGTCATTGGGGCGCCGCAGGTGCGGCGTCGCTACCTGGACGGGCTACTCTGGCAAACCGATAAGGAGTTCCGTCAGAATCATCTGGAACTCAGCCGGGTTCTGCGCGAACGCTCCGCCTTACTGTTTCTGCTCAAAACTAACCGGGCTGGCAGGGAAGAGCTCTCACCGTGGAACGACTTGCTCCTTGATTTAGGCGGAAAGGTCAGACACCACCGCAAGCAATACGTTGAGTTTCTGCAGGCGCGTCTGACGAAAGACGGACCAGTTTTTACGGACGTTGATATTGAACTTTTCTATAAAGAGAATACTTCGACACCAGAGTCGGTGCTGAAAGAAGAGTTGCGACTGGCCCAAAATCTGGTTGGCCCGCATCGTGATGAGTTGGAGATTCACTTCGGGGATCGCTCAGCCCGACGCTATACCTCGCGCGGCCAGGCTCGAGCCATCGTCGTGGCGCTAAAGGTTGCTGAGGCAGCGTTCCTGGCTAAAAGAACCGGCGAAAAGCCGTTAATCCTGCTTGACGACATGTTCTCCGAGCTCGATGCGCCAACTGCCGAGAAGCTATTTAACCGTTTCGGCGACCAGTATCAGATAGTTGCCACAAGCATCGAGACCAACCCATTGACTAAAGATTGGCAGCAGATCGTTCTAAAATGAGTCTAGAATCGCTCGGTTCATTCTTTAAGTCCGGCGGCCATAACGAGACACTTCGTAAAGCCGAGATGGCGCAGAAGCTTAGCGTGGAGGTTGAAGGACTGCTCGGAGAGAAGGTCAAAGTAATTCTGCGACGCAGCGCCTTAGTAATTGAGTGTCAGAATGAGGCCGCTGCTGCCCGCTTGAACCTGCAACGTCGCCGTCTGCACACGCTTGTCGGCCGAATTTTTGGCGCCTCCTCCGCGAAGATTAAGATAACTGCCCAGAGATAAGAGAAGTGGGCTGCTCGAGAGCAGCCCACCAATGTTCCGACCAGCCAGCCTTAGGAGCGGATCTTCTTGCCTTTCGGCCAGAAATCCTGCATCCAGAACTCGACGTCAAACCAACTCTTCTGGTAACGCTGCTGCTTCATCCAGGCGATCGCCTCGTTGCAGTAGCGCTCGTAGGTTGGCCAGACCCGAGCCAGCTCCGAGACCGGGTTCTCGTCCCCCCGGACGTTAACGTTCGGCACGATCACGATCTTGTTGTCGTAATCGTCGAACTCGATCCGGTAGTGAGCAGTCTCTTTCGGAAGCTTGGCGATGAAGTCGATCGGTTCAACATTCGCCCGTTCACCGCCACGCATCGTATCCTCGACCCAGACAACTCGGGCCTTGCTGGCCTTGATCTGGCCCAAGAAGGCGCGCGCGTTTTTCTTTCCGGGCTCGCCAGGCACGTCCTCGTCGATGAGGATTGTGTAGGCACCCCGCTGGTAAGCGGTGATCGTGAACGTTGCGGCGTTGTACGCCCCTTTCTTGCCAAGAAGGGCTTGCAGCTCCTTCTCATTCTTTGGGGGCGTATTCTTAGTTTGGGCTAAAGCGCTACCGTTTCCGGCGAGCAGCCATAGCACGATGGCGATAAGTAAGGATCGTCCCATTGGAGACCTCCTCCCGTATGGAAGTTAACCATACTTTAGACCAGTTGGGCGTATTTGTCAGTAGGGAATTAGACGAACTCAGTAAGTGATCTGTTTGCCCGTCGGCCAGAAATCCTGTTGCCAAAAGTTGACGTCAAAAGATTTGAGATCGAAGTTCTCACTTTTGAGCCAAGCGACGGCCTCATTAGCGTACTGTTCGTAAGTCGGCCAAACGCGCTCGAGTTCAGCCTGTGGGTTGGCGTCGGAATCAATGTCCACCTTCGGTACAATCACTAGTTGATTATAGTAGTCGTCAAACTCGACCCTGTAGTGGTCGGTTTCATGAGGTAGCTTCGTAACACTGTCGACGAACTCAACGCTAGCGTTTTCCGAGAATTCCTCCACCGGGGTGCTGCCGGATTTCCGATAGATAATAGTGATAACTATTGAGCCGATCAGCACGACTAAAACAGTCGCCGCTATCAATAGTAGTCGTTTACCTTTTGGCGTCAGTGAACTCATCTACCTAGTATTCTAGACCCTCGGATCGGTACATTCACCTTTCTTCCATGAAGTTAAAGCCTTGTAGCTGCTTTGCGGGGAAGTGCCCTGAACGCCCGGACGTGGGTCGAGCAATTGGCTAGGAAACCAGCCCTTGTGCTGTGGCCCCTCCCTTTTTGCGATACCCAAGTGCAGGTGCGGACCGGTACCTTTAGCGTTCCCGGTGTCGCCGACTTTGCCAATTACCTCACCAGCCTTAACAGATTGGCCTTTGCGCAGGTGCTCGTTGCTCCCAGCCTGGAGGTGCGCGTAGTAGTAGGAGACGTCGGTTGAGTCGACAATCCTAACCGTCACTCCGCCGTCACCGCTGTTATCCTTATGGACAGCGGCTACCGAGCCGTCAGTTATCGAGACGACGGGGTCACCGTATATTTTATTCTTGCCATCCAAGACAAAGATGTCATTGGCGCTGTAGTCGTGATGGGTAGTAGGCAAGGGGGTTTTGTGTCCAGTTGAAAT includes these proteins:
- the recF gene encoding DNA replication and repair protein RecF (All proteins in this family for which functions are known are DNA-binding proteins that assist the filamentation of RecA onto DNA for the initiation of recombination or recombinational repair.); the protein is MTARRLTLEKFRNFEASSFELGAKTAVVGYNGSGKSNFIEALRLLSVGKSNKTSSLDEAICFDQPFFRLALERANDQTQTVDFFYGAQFAASAVKDRQLKVNNQPTSWAEFWGKFPSVLFVPDDLEIVIGAPQVRRRYLDGLLWQTDKEFRQNHLELSRVLRERSALLFLLKTNRAGREELSPWNDLLLDLGGKVRHHRKQYVEFLQARLTKDGPVFTDVDIELFYKENTSTPESVLKEELRLAQNLVGPHRDELEIHFGDRSARRYTSRGQARAIVVALKVAEAAFLAKRTGEKPLILLDDMFSELDAPTAEKLFNRFGDQYQIVATSIETNPLTKDWQQIVLK
- the dnaA gene encoding chromosomal replication initiator protein DnaA is translated as MANGLWKDILAKLEPHFSRPNYATWLRSTSLKEEGDGLITIAVANEYAKTWVEKNALSQIRQELEKHFSPLNDLRVVVAAAKVPLSEDLPLLQVEQTETLDASKTATTDSPSSKKFRPNYTFETFIVGNNNRLAFAAAQVVAERPGEAYNPLFIYGGVGLGKTHLMQAIGNEVLRRDPSKKIGFVSCETFTSEFIQALQNKTIDTFKSKYRSIDVLLVDDIQFLANKEGTQEEFFHTFNILHQANRQIVLTSDRVPKEIPNLEERLSSRLGWGMIADIQSPNFETRMAILQEKARERGINIEPQVLEYIANAATSNVRELEGSLTKLLTTAEIEKEPITIAFTERVLKDLTKHSGKNLTTKKVIQTVADYYDVEVSDLLGAKRVKTLVYPRQVAMYLLRERLKQSYPQIGEAFGGKDHTTVMHAVDKITKMKKADGSTEKDLNSIVGELRG
- the dnaN gene encoding DNA polymerase III subunit beta, producing the protein MCEKENLIQAVNIVGRLATARSTLPILQNIYLELTDTGLVLRSTDLEQTLEAKIDAEVKEKGRVTVPARLVTEYLQNNTDHSLTLFTDDLTLHIHSTNHQASFKGLAAEEYPSLPQAKVGQKVELQSEELVAAINRTIFAAALDDTRPVLGGLLWRFGGDSLELVGTDGYRLAYTKAKIATKLTGDYIIPRRSLQELVRILGPDKVEVSFAGTQVKFRQGEVELTSRILEGKFPDYAAILPKKSELKVTVASSALAQSLKLASLFSRDSAYSTKLTLEGDKLRLHASSVSLGDNVNEVTLNTPVDKPFAISLNAQYLIEALSHISGEVSLEFVDSKSPIVLRPSAGADYLYLVMPLRLE